The Kaistia defluvii genome has a segment encoding these proteins:
- a CDS encoding aldo/keto reductase produces the protein MDPFKRRQLGGTDVMLPQIGFGAAPLGELFTKVSDADAEATLKSAWDAGVRYYDTAPWYGRGQSEHRVGRFLYKQDRNELILSTKVGRILRAPIQKPDQFDTGFWSGGLHFDHYFDYSYDGVMRAYEDSLQRLGMNRIDTLVIHDLDWWHRGSEPMVQAGFAQLANGGFRALADLKAAGRIRAIGAGINELGLIPRFLELFDMDFFLLALRYTLGEQETLTKELPLCVERKVGIIIGGVFSSGLYATGPVPGAKYNYFEPTPEILEKARRIAEVCQRHNVPLPAAALQFPLHHPAVTSVIPGAFKPEQVTTNLDYVRLDIPGDLWAELKHEGLIRADAPTP, from the coding sequence ATGGATCCATTCAAACGCCGGCAACTCGGCGGCACCGACGTGATGCTGCCGCAGATCGGCTTCGGCGCGGCGCCGCTCGGCGAGCTGTTCACCAAGGTTTCGGACGCCGACGCGGAGGCGACGCTGAAGTCCGCCTGGGACGCCGGCGTGCGCTATTACGACACCGCCCCTTGGTATGGCCGGGGCCAGAGCGAGCACCGCGTCGGCCGTTTCCTCTACAAGCAGGACCGCAACGAGCTGATCCTCTCGACCAAGGTCGGCCGCATCCTGCGCGCGCCGATCCAGAAACCGGACCAGTTCGATACCGGCTTCTGGTCCGGCGGCCTGCATTTCGATCACTATTTCGACTACAGCTATGATGGCGTCATGCGCGCCTATGAGGACAGCCTCCAGCGCCTCGGCATGAACCGCATCGACACGCTGGTGATCCATGATCTCGACTGGTGGCACCGCGGCTCGGAACCCATGGTGCAGGCGGGCTTCGCCCAGCTCGCCAATGGCGGTTTTCGCGCGCTCGCCGATCTGAAGGCGGCCGGGCGCATCCGCGCCATCGGCGCCGGCATCAACGAACTCGGCCTGATCCCGCGTTTCCTCGAACTGTTCGACATGGATTTCTTCCTGCTGGCGCTGCGCTACACGCTGGGCGAACAGGAGACGCTGACGAAGGAACTGCCGCTCTGCGTCGAGCGCAAGGTCGGCATCATCATCGGCGGCGTGTTCTCGTCCGGCCTCTACGCCACCGGCCCGGTACCGGGCGCAAAGTACAATTACTTCGAGCCGACGCCGGAAATCCTGGAGAAGGCGCGCCGCATCGCCGAGGTCTGCCAACGCCACAACGTGCCGCTGCCGGCCGCGGCCCTGCAGTTCCCGCTGCACCATCCGGCCGTCACCTCCGTCATCCCCGGCGCGTTCAAGCCGGAACAGGTGACGACCAATCTCGACTATGTCCGGCTCGATATCCCTGGCGATCTCTGGGCCGAGCTGAAGCACGAAGGCCTGATCCGCGCCGACGCTCCGACGCCATAG
- a CDS encoding LacI family DNA-binding transcriptional regulator, whose product MSGKLPGGRRQPTIHEVAATAGVSIGTVSRVASESPRVAPETRARVLAAMAELGYQPNAAARAMRTNQTMTIGFLIPDMTNQVFARVAQGAETVLAPEGYMLFAFSSNRSPAREIEFLQAARQRQMDGLIVTLSDETATGTIEEIARMGVPVVVLDRDIPVEADVVYSEHMQPIETVVEQLLQLGHRRIGLITASHNIRPGRDRVAGFKRALEKAGVPIDEWLIRARTQSAERGMAETHDLLTGANPPTAILAAGSDIFYGALKAVRLLGLSIPDDISFVGADDALLGELVYPPITVIDRDMVEVGRQAAGLLLDRLKGLDGPPRRIMLGSDVLLRSSIAAPKRR is encoded by the coding sequence ATGTCAGGGAAATTGCCGGGCGGCCGGCGCCAGCCGACCATCCATGAAGTGGCGGCCACGGCGGGCGTCTCGATCGGGACCGTCTCCCGCGTCGCCAGCGAAAGCCCGCGCGTCGCGCCGGAAACGCGAGCCCGCGTGCTGGCCGCGATGGCCGAGCTCGGCTACCAGCCCAATGCCGCGGCGCGCGCCATGCGCACCAACCAGACCATGACGATCGGCTTCCTGATCCCCGACATGACCAACCAGGTCTTCGCGCGCGTCGCGCAGGGCGCGGAAACCGTGCTGGCGCCTGAAGGCTACATGCTGTTCGCCTTCTCGTCGAACCGCTCGCCGGCGCGCGAGATCGAATTCCTGCAGGCGGCCCGGCAGCGCCAGATGGACGGGCTGATCGTGACGCTCTCGGACGAGACCGCCACGGGCACGATCGAGGAAATCGCCCGCATGGGCGTTCCCGTCGTGGTGCTCGACCGTGACATCCCGGTCGAGGCCGATGTCGTCTATAGCGAGCACATGCAGCCCATCGAGACCGTGGTAGAGCAATTGCTGCAACTCGGCCACCGGCGCATCGGTCTGATCACCGCCTCGCACAACATCCGCCCGGGCCGCGACCGCGTCGCCGGCTTCAAGCGGGCGCTGGAAAAGGCCGGCGTGCCGATCGACGAATGGCTGATCCGCGCGCGGACCCAGAGCGCCGAGCGCGGCATGGCCGAGACGCATGACCTGCTGACCGGCGCCAACCCGCCGACCGCCATTCTCGCCGCCGGCAGCGACATCTTCTATGGCGCGCTCAAGGCGGTGCGGCTGCTGGGCCTGTCGATCCCGGACGATATCTCCTTCGTCGGCGCCGACGATGCGCTGCTCGGCGAACTGGTCTATCCGCCGATCACCGTGATCGATCGCGACATGGTCGAAGTCGGCCGCCAGGCGGCGGGGTTGCTGCTCGACCGTCTGAAGGGGCTCGATGGCCCGCCGCGCCGCATCATGCTCGGCAGCGACGTGTTGCTGCGCAGTTCGATCGCCGCGCCCAAGCGCCGCTAG